A genomic region of Pelodiscus sinensis isolate JC-2024 chromosome 1, ASM4963464v1, whole genome shotgun sequence contains the following coding sequences:
- the PMCH gene encoding pro-MCH: MHISSYMLFLIFSLFSQGFLFSVSKSTRKVEDDDMILNTLNIGKALWNGGKTEKTEAIPSLEHYKMEDSSFLDEEEDRNPKFLNIGSKHNFRSHGPPLKLAIKQQPYLAMKGSMAFPVDTDIQNIESIQERRETGDEENSSNFPIGRRDFDSKYMCISSTEKLFRF, translated from the exons ATGCATATTTCATCCTACATGTTATTCCTAATTTTCTCTCTGTTTTCTCAAggctttttattttcagtttcaaaGTCTACGAGAAAGGTAGAAGATGATGATATGATACTAAATACACTCAACATAGGAAAAGCTCTTTGGAATGGAGGTAAAACAGAGAAGACAGAGGCTATACCTTCTCTTGAGCACTACAAGATGGAGGACAGCAGCTTTTTGGATGAAGAGGAAGACAGAAACCCAAAATTCTTA aATATAGGTTCCAAACACAATTTCAGAAGCCATGGTCCACCACTGAAACTAGCTATAAAACAGCAACCTTACCTTGCAATGAAAGGCTCAATGGCTTTTCCAGTTGACACTGATATTCAGAATATTGAGTCAATACAGGAAAGGAGAGAGACGGGGGATGAAGAAAACTCATCTAACTTTCCAATAGGAAGGAGAGATTTTGATAGTAAGTATATGTGTATTTCTTCCACTGAAAAATTATTTCGATTTTGA